The Sander vitreus isolate 19-12246 chromosome 5, sanVit1, whole genome shotgun sequence genome includes a region encoding these proteins:
- the clip1a gene encoding uncharacterized protein clip1a isoform X3, producing MSTARPSGIKGPSKIARPPGTAAPKTNPSTAGVKAAAADKLAASASGGDAGESAGEIFQIGERVWVNGNKPGYIQFLGEAQFAPGQWAGIVLDEPIGKNDGSVAGVRYFQCEALRGIFTRPSKLSLTEGEANGTETAPPSRAASPTPSVGSVSSHTPATKSTSPTTATKKASSTTPATPATPSSNLPRTNSESVSNLSETGSVKKGERELKMGDRVLVGGTKAGVVRFLGETDFAKGEWCGVELDEPLGKNDGAVAGTRYFQCQPKYGLFAPVHKVTRIGFPSTTPAKAKTTVRKVVATPSGLKRSPSASSISTMSSVASSVSAKPSRTGLLTETSSRYNRKISGTTALQEALKEKQQHIEQLMAERDMERAEVAKATGHVGEMEQEIGLLRVDQEQMEAKMDQLRALVEAADKDKVELLNQLEEERRKVEDLQFRVEEACITKGDLEVATVSERSRIMDLERDLSLRTREVADLQLRLGTQQGSEDSNSTVSPLLEEINSLRDQLASQEAKQKEELKKYKEKLEAQEKTHSEAAAQVQATSVRLSGDNEQLQMRLSHAEKENADIIELWRSKLESAIASHQQAMEELKVSFSKGSGAQTEQLIETKSALEKLNIEHKLALEEAGAKHEADAVAWTREKHALKAQLLSLIEDKERLEESLRSSVERAEEQHLVEMEDVLGKLHAAELRVKELEEKEGMSAQQAQDKDRQTIEQMSEIVALRSQVAQGNQELVTLKSQLEMVQSQGNNQGAMVSELSSQLEGRQQEVLSLQQSLTTVQQEKDVLEQELGGLKQRLAESTEEQTKSSNTMQETLEKLGKKEEQCTFLITKSESLRSQLSGLERKLKAADERLEQLSKDKYKLENDISDMMKTSGNSSVQLTKMNEDLIQKERRLEELQSQLSEEKEKAVHSNEQLQQEQSRREQELKETRDTHQSQISSLQDKIANLEKTVKQGETLVEELKASQEKSLSQSSELHVKELEVLQCQVDKWKQELSSSTDKTQELEKLVFELQPYKEQVQCLSAELDSYKHDVEHLSKKLEKQSLDLENMCKESEDVKAEKGKLEKRLSDVQTKLSALEISHQELSVQNEELLITRDKLSKHQEDLLANNKCSDEERISLSKELEKLKYLLQEVQTENNNLKNAKGEHQSQIEELQRQNSEKNDLLLKHQQDIQQIEAKKKQLYDDYENVCKEKHQLEDNLNESRSKLTCEKDNLILERDSARNAKKSLDAKNAELQAKLKSLNLEKEDLTMKNTQLQALTETLTNEKVAMSSEINAVVLEKKSLETVKEELQNKLSVTKKDLESSVRECDELKASKMSLAQMLEEFKTSSQVTDSERLHLLQEKEDLLAIQRKVCNEKEELLGEIEELKGKLTVSTEQLSKSNKKFKEALSSFEQEKQAFRLQNSEIEMALHVIRKEKMSLDSALEQQKMDYERLAGEKGELEEKHTKTISENNALSLERDKLASDIRTNKDQLDSYSRANDHFTQEKSHLTAMLEETKRQKDKVEAEMASLKREKADLQNELQKHNSDIENLEKGKTELVQEHSKLKMEFEKANSELVQQVDNLTKDCQRLQLLQTEADNKAQSLQKENQGLLQEIQELKCQTESITGAKHLLETQLQAESSDRSKAIADKDGLSKQIKELQKMLLKVSQENKDISSSLTNANEQKKSFMVDIEALKMQLKQREQETIQLIEDKKQLLSKLEDLGKQMTVLTTEKEDLLAGQCKLEQNISSFHTSQENWLTEGSKLLGEIEKLRASQTQLEVDVKGLQSEKELLEKQYKNAVAEVSASAVVKEEISTSISNLTAQKDALQVERDEATQQIRQLESQLKNAISKQLEATEASGKTAEALEQLTKEKAGLMQEKNEAQSLLEELRSSKQKMETQLKTLKKDNSKCQEDLKVSKEQLCIETQRTESLCQEIEELKEVVTVKTQSLQMLQDENNKLTRELDNSHQEQSELVKLKDEHSKLKKQLKQSLPNNAFSESSLKEQFEKEKAALQQSIHKNSAFISEKEQHVEKLMSELVGLHGERAAVETLQGTIQALERDKANLQGRVQRLEKDLAAGPDTNKSSGDAVLDQLREDKETAESQIEFLNSVIIDLQRKNEELKDKLEKMAAAALNGNNPSELDNYDSHDKEPVKKKAPPRLFCDICDCFDLHDTEDCPTQMQMPDSPPHTTYHGNKGEERSYCDICEVFGHWTESCNDDQTF from the exons ATGAGCACAGCCAGGCCCAGTGGGATCAAAGGGCCCAGCAAAATAGCTAGGCCACCTGGGACAGCAGCCCCCAAGACCAACCCCAGCACAG CTGGAGTTAAAGCTGCTGCGGCCGACAAATTAGCTGCAAGTGCCAGTGGAGGAGATGCCGGGGAGAGTGCTGGGGAGATCTTCCAGATTGGGGAGCGAGTATGGGTAAATGGGAATAAGCCAGGCTACATACAGTTTTTGGGAGAGGCACAGTTTGCTCCAGGACAGTGGGCAGGGATTGTTCTGGATGAGCCAATTGGGAAGAATGATGGGTCGGTGGCAGGGGTGCGCTACTTCCAGTGCGAAGCCCTGCGAGGAATTTTTACCCGGCCATCCAAGTTGTCTCTCACAGAGGGGGAGGCTAACGGAACTGAGACAGCACCCCCCTCCCGTGCTGCATCACCCACTCCTTCAGTTGGCAGCGTATCCTCGCATACACCTGCCACAAAATCAACATCACCTACCACTGCAACCAAGAAGGCCTCCTCCACAACACCAGCTACGCCAGCTACACCATCCTCCAACCTCCCACGCACAAACAGTGAATCTGTCTCCAACCTCTCCGAGACTGGATCAGTCAAGAAGGGGGAAAGGGAGCTGAAGATGGGTGACAGAGTATTG GTTGGTGGTACAAAGGCAGGAGTGGTACGTTTCCTTGGAGAAACAGATTTTGCCAAAGGCGAGTGGTGTGGTGTGGAATTGGATGAGCCCTTAGGAAAGAATGACGGGGCAGTGGCGGGCACAAG ATATTTTCAGTGCCAACCCAAGTATGGTTTATTTGCTCCAGTGCACAAAGTCACACGCATTGGCTTCCCTTCCACCACGCCAGCCAAAGCAAAAACAACGGTTCGGAAAGTAGTGGCCACACCATCAGGGCTAAAGCGAAGCCCTAGTGCCTCCTCCATCAGTACCATGAGCTCTGTGGCATCCTCTGTCAGTGCCAAGCCCAGCCGCACAGGCCTG CTAACAGAGACATCATCACGGTACAATCGTAAGATTTCAGGCACTACAGCCCTGCAGGAGGCCCTAAAGGAGAAGCAGCAGCACATTGAGCAGCTAATGGCTGAGAGGGACATGGAGAGAGCTGAAGTTGCCAAGGCCACTGGCCATGTTGGAGAGATGGAGCAAGAAATTGGCCTGCTGAGGGTTGATCAGGAGCAG ATGGAGGCCAAGATGGATCAGTTACGTGCCTTAGTAGAAGCTgcagacaaagacaaagtgGAGCTGCTGAatcagctggaggaggagcgTAG GAAGGTGGAGGACCTTCAGTTCCGTGTAGAGGAAGCCTGCATTACCAAAGGAGACCTGGAG GTTGCTACTGTGTCGGAAAGATCTCGTATTATGGACCTTGAGAGGGACCTTTCACTGCGAACAAGAGAGGTAGCAGACCTGCAGCTGCGTCTTGGGACCCAACAGGGCTCTGAGGACTCAAACTCTACTGTTTCTCCCCTTCTGGAAGAAATAAACTCGCTGAGAGATCAGTTGGCTTCCCAAGAAGCTAAACAGAAAGAAGAGCTGAAAAAGTACAAGGAGAAGCTTGAAGCTCAAGAAAAGACCCATAGTGAGGCCGCTGCCCAGGTTCAAGCTACATCTGTAAGGCTCTCTGGTGACAACGAGCAGTTGCAGATGCGCTTAAGCCATGCTGAGAAAGAGAATGCTGACATTATTGAACTGTGGCGTTCCAAGTTGGAGTCTGCCATTGCCTCTCACCAGCAAGCCATGGAGGAGCTAAAGGTGTCCTTCAGCAAAGGCTCAGGTGCCCAGACAGAACAACTTATCGAAACCAAAAGTGCTCTAGAGAAGCTGAACATAGAGCACAAGTTGGCTCTTGAGGAGGCTGGAGCCAAACATGAGGCTGATGCTGTAGCTTGGACTCGGGAGAAGCATGCACTGAAGGCACAGCTGTTGTCTTTGATTGAGGACAAGGAGCGACTGGAGGAGTCCCTACGGTCCAGCGTTGAAAGAGCAGAGGAGCAGCACCTTGTGGAGATGGAGGATGTTCTTGGAAAACTTCATGCTGCCGAACTTAGAGTGAAGGAGCTTGAGGAGAAAGAAGGGATGTCGGCACAACAGGCCCAAGACAAGGACCGACAAACCATAGAACAGATGTCAGAAATTGTGGCTCTGCGCAGCCAAGTAGCACAAGGTAACCAGGAGCTTGTGACCCTGAAGAGTCAATTGGAGATGGTTCAGAGCCAAGGGAACAACCAGGGTGCCATG GTTAGTGAATTGAGCTCACAGTTGGAGGGCCGACAGCAGGAAGTCCTCTCTTTACAGCAGAGTCTGACAACTGTACAGCAGGAGAAGGACGTCCTGGAGCAAGAGCTTGGAGGCCTG AAACAAAGGTTGGCTGAAAGCACAGAGGAACAGACTAAATCATCAAACACTATGCAAG aaacacttgaGAAGCTCGGTAAGAAAGAAGAGCAGTGCACATTTCTGATCACAAAATCAGAGTCTCTAAGAAGTCAACTTTCCG GGCTAGAGAGAAAGCTGAAGGCTGCAGATGAACGGCTTGAGCAGCTTTCAAAGGACAAATACAAGCTGGAAAATGATATTTCAGACATGATGAAGACATCTGGTAATAGTTCAGTACAGCTGACCAAAATGAATGAAGATCTCATACAGAAAGAAAG GAGGCTTGAGGAGTTACAGAGTCAACTAtcggaggagaaggagaaggcgGTGCACTCGAATGAACAACTCCAGCAGGAACAGTCCCGCAGAGAGCAGGAGCTGAAAGAGACCAGAGATACACATCAGTCTCAAATAAGTAGCCTTCAGGACAAGATCGCTAACTTG GAGAAGACTGTTAAACAGGGTGAGACTCTGGTTGAGGAGCTCAAGGCCTCACAGGAGAAATCCTTGTCTCAGTCTTCAGAGCTCCATGTGAAGGAACTTGAGGTTCTGCAATGTCAGGTTGACAAGTGGAAGCAGGAGCTCTCCTCCTCCACGGACAAAACCCAGGAGCTGGAGAAGTTGGTATTTGAGCTGCAGCCATACAAGGAACAGGTTCAG TGTCTTTCTGCTGAGCTTGACTCCTACAAGCATGATGTTGAACATTTGTCCAAAAAACTGGAAAAGCAGAGTCTAGATCTGGAAAATATGTGTAAGGAAAGTGAGGATGTAAAGGCTGAGAAAGGCAAACTGGAAAAACGGCTTTCAGATGTGCAGACTAAGCTCTCTGCCCTTGAGATTAGTCACCAAGAGCTTTCAGTCCAGAATGAAGAACTGCTAATAACCAGAGATAAGCTTTCAAAACACCAAGAGGACCTACTTGCCAACAACAAGTGCTCCGATGAAGAAAGGATTTCATTGAGTAAGGAGTTGGAGAAGCTGAAATATCTTCTTCAGGAAGTTCAGACTGAAAACAACAACCTGAAAAATGCTAAAGGTGAACACCAGTCTCAAATTGAGGagcttcaaagacaaaattcagagaAGAATGACTTGCTCCTAAAGCATCAGCAGGACATCCAGCAAATTGAGGCTAAAAAGAAGCAACTATATGAcgattatgaaaatgtttgcaaAGAGAAACACCAGCTTGAAGACAACCTCAATGAAAGCAGGTCAAAGCTCACATGTGAGAAGGACAATCTAATTTTAGAGAGAGATTCtgccagaaatgccaaaaaatctCTTGATGCCAAGAATGCAGAGTTGCAGGCAAAACTTAAGTCCTTGAACTTAGAAAAAGAAGATCTTACAATGAAGAACACCCAGCTGCAGGCCCTCACAGAAACACTGACAAATGAGAAGGTGGCGATGTCTTCTGAAATCAATGCTGTCGTGTTGGAGAAAAAGAGCCTTGAGACGGTGAAGGAGGAGCTCCAGAATAAACTCAGTGTTACCAAGAAAGATTTAGAGAGCTCTGTCCGTGAATGTGATGAACTTAAAGCCTCAAAAATGAGCCTGGCCCAAATGCTGGAAGAGTTCAAGACAAGCAGTCAGGTGACTGATTCTGAGAGACTTCACCTTCTGCAGGAGAAAGAAGACTTACTTGCAATCCAAAGAAAAGTCTGTAATGAGAAGGAAGAGCTCCTTGGAGAGATAGAAGAATTAAAAGGGAAGCTTACAGTCTCAACAGAACAACTATCAAAGTCCAACAAGAAATTTAAAGAAGCATTATCATCTTTTGAGCAAGAAAAGCAAGCATTTCGCCTTCAGAATTCTGAAATTGAGATGGCTCTACATGTTATACGCAAAGAAAAGATGAGCCTGGATTCAGCATTAGAGCAGCAGAAGATGGATTATGAGCGTTTGGCAGGAGAGAAGGGAGAATTGGAAGAGAAGCACACAAAAACCATATCTGAAAATAATGCTCTTTCTCTTGAGCGTGATAAGCTAGCTAGTGATATCCGAACAAATAAGGACCAGTTGGATAGTTACTCCAGAGCTAATGACCACTTTACTCAAGAGAAGTCTCATTTAACAGCAATGCTAGAGGAAACCAAACGCCAGAAAGACAAAGTTGAAGCAGAGATGGCCTCTTTGAAACGAGAAAAGGCTGACCTACAAAATGAGCTGCAGAAACATAACTCTGATATTGAAAATCTTGAAAAGGGCAAAACCGAACTTGTTCAAGAGCACAGTAAACTAAAAATGGAGTTTGAGAAGGCTAATTCAGAGCTTGTTCAACAGGTTGATAATCTTACCAAAGATTGTCAGCGTCTGCAATTGTTGCAGACTGAAGCtgacaacaaagcacagtcctTGCAGAAAGAGAACCAGGGTCTGCTTCAGGAGATCCAGGAGTTAAAATGTCAGACTGAATCAATAACAGGGGCCAAGCACCTTCTTGAGACCCAGCTACAGGCGGAGTCCAGTGATCGGAGTAAAGCGATAGCTGACAAGGATGGTCTCTCTAAACAAATTAAGGAGCTGCAGAAAATGTTGTTAAAAGTTTcacaagaaaataaagacatttcatCTAGCCTTACGAATGCTAATGAGCAAAAGAAGTCTTTTATGGTGGATATTGAGGCTTTGAAAATGCAATTGAAGCAGCGAGAGCAAGAAACTATTCAGTTGATAGAAGATAAAAAACAGCTATTATCTAAGCTTGAGGATCTAGGCAAGCAGATGACCGTCCTGACCACAGAGAAGGAAGACCTTTTAGCTGGACAGTGTAAACTGGAGCAGAACATTTCTTCTTTCCATACAAGCCAAGAAAATTGGCTCACCGAAGGGTCAAAACTCCTAGGAGAGATAGAAAAGTTGCGCGCTAGCCAGACACAACTAGAAGTTGATGTCAAGGGCCTACAAAGCGAAAAAGAACTTTTGGAAAAGCAATACAAGAATGCTGTTGCGGAGGTATCGGCTTCTGCCGTTGTGAAAGAAGAGATTTCCACCAGCATCTCAAATCTAACCGCTCAGAAGGATGCCCTGCAGGTGGAGAGAGATGAAGCCACCCAGCAAATCAGGCAGCTGGAGTCCCAACTAAAAAATGCCATTTCTAAGCAGCTTGAG GCTACAGAGGCCTCTGGCAAGACTGCTGAGGCTCTGGAACAGCTGACAAAAGAGAAGGCCGGTTTGATGCAGGAGAAGAACGAAGCCCAATCTCTATTGGAAGAGCTCCGGAGCTCCAAGCAGAAGATGGAGACACAG CTGAAAACATTGAAGAAAGATAATTCCAAGTGCCAGGAAGATCTGAAAGTATCCAAAGAGCAGCTTTGCATAGAAACTCAGAGGACTGAGAGTCTGTGCCAGGAAAT TGAGGAGCTTAAAGAAGTCGTTACTGTGAAGACACAGTCCCTGCAGATGCTGCAAGATGAGAACAACAAGCTGACTCGGGAGCTTGATAACAGTCACCAAGAGCAGAGCGAACTTGTGAAG ctcAAGGATGAGCACTCAAAACTCAAAAAACAGTTGAAGCAAAG CCTGCCAAATAATGCCTTCAG TGAGAGCAGCTTGAAGGAGCAGTTTGAGAAGGAGAAGGCTGCCCTCCAACAGTCCATCCATAAAAACAGTGCCTTCATTTCAGAAAAGGAGCAGCACGTGGAAAAGCTGATGAGTGAG